The following nucleotide sequence is from Pseudonocardia sp. C8.
TCGGCCCGGTCGTGGCGAGCTGGACGGGGGACGCGGCCGACCGGTATCACGAGGCCCAGCAGCGCTGGGACCGCTCCGCGGCCGAGCTGACCGAGACGCTCCAGAGGATCAAGGGCCTGGTCCTCGGGGCGGGGGAGGGGTACCGGTCGGTCGAGGCGGCCAACGCCCGCCGGTTCACGGTCTGACCGCGCCCGGGAGCGGTTCGCCGACCCCCCGCGCCCGCTCCCGGGACCGCCGGGTACTCTTGACTCTCGTTGTGCAGCGGTGGAGACCCGCGGGCGCCGTCCGTCGTTCCTCGAGCAGGTGCGCGAGGCAGTGAGTCCGGCGGGTGAGCGTCCCTCCGGCGTCCACCAGCGGCACGCTGAGGAACCACCGACACACCAGTGTGGGCCGGAGCCGCGCGAACCCCGCCGGTACCGCCCACCGAAGCCGAGAACGACGACGAGGTAGATCCGTGCCCACGTACAGCCCGAAGCCCGGCGACATCACCCGCGCCTGGCACGTGATCGACGCCGAC
It contains:
- a CDS encoding WXG100 family type VII secretion target; this encodes MGSEIKVTFAAIEQAAVDIDAARARITGQLGDLRRHLGPVVASWTGDAADRYHEAQQRWDRSAAELTETLQRIKGLVLGAGEGYRSVEAANARRFTV